In Hermetia illucens chromosome 5, iHerIll2.2.curated.20191125, whole genome shotgun sequence, a single window of DNA contains:
- the LOC119657720 gene encoding uncharacterized protein LOC119657720, whose protein sequence is MRNILTLIFCILCLVLEILGFLFVALNYGSACIQAGEITENAYAYMILIYAVATSDLFYTTVVWFLPGAALRDFIFVYHIGALVVSLAGSIAIFAGLTFCGNAAQVFFFLAGLVGVVAAVFHAVIALIVRKKLPVTSKFSKGHT, encoded by the exons ATGCGTAACATACTAACATTAATTTTCTGTATCCTTTGTCTC GTTTTGGAAATACTCGGTTTTCTATTTGTTGCTTTAAATTATGGAAGTGCTTGCATTCAAGCTGGTGAAATCACGGAAAACGCATACGCTTATATGATACTTATCTATGCAGTGGCGACCAGTGATCTGTTCTACACAACCGTTGTTTGGTTCCTGCCCGGTGCAGCCCTTCGAGATTTT ATCTTCGTATACCACATAGGTGCACTAGTTGTCAGTTTAGCTGGCAGTATCGCGATATTTGCGGGACTCACATTCTGTGGTAACGCCGCCCAAGTATTTTTCTTTCTAGCTGGCCTAGTAGGAGTAGTTGCTGCCGTTTTTCATGCCGTGATAGCTCTCATTGTAAGAAAAAAATTGCCTGTCACTTCGAAATTCTCGAAAGGACATACATAA